From a region of the Methylocystis hirsuta genome:
- the adh gene encoding aldehyde dehydrogenase yields MTKHETFAALKPPFKPRYGNFINGAWADAKSGRVFDNVSPITGQKVCEIARSDKDDVEAALDAARAAKDAWGKTSAAERAIILNRIADVMEANLGLLAAAETWDNGKPIRETMAADIPLAIDHFRYFAGAIRAQEGGISEIDHDTVAYHFHEPLGVVGQIIPWNFPILMAVWKLAPALAAGNCVVIKPAEQTPASILVWAELVGELLPKGVLNIVNGFGLEAGKPLASSNRIAKIAFTGETTTGRLIMQYASQNLIPVTLELGGKSPNIFFEDVAREDDDYLDKAVEGFVMFALNQGEVCTCPSRALVHEKIYDRFMARALKRVGEIKQGNPLDPETMIGAQASSEQLEKILSYIDIGKQEGAKVLAGGERNALAGDLAGGFYVKPTVLEGHNRMRVFQEEIFGPVVSVTTFKDDDEALAIANDTLYGLGAGVWSREANRCYRFGRAIQAGRVWVNCYHAYPAHAAFGGYKQSGIGRENHRMMLDHYQQTKNMLVSYSEKKLGFF; encoded by the coding sequence ATGACCAAGCATGAAACTTTCGCCGCGCTCAAACCGCCGTTCAAACCGCGCTACGGCAATTTCATCAATGGCGCATGGGCGGACGCGAAGTCCGGCCGCGTCTTCGACAATGTCTCGCCGATCACTGGCCAGAAGGTCTGCGAGATCGCCCGTTCCGACAAGGACGACGTCGAGGCCGCGCTCGACGCGGCGCGCGCCGCGAAAGACGCCTGGGGCAAGACGAGCGCGGCGGAACGCGCCATCATCCTCAACCGCATCGCCGATGTGATGGAGGCCAATCTCGGTCTCCTCGCCGCCGCCGAAACCTGGGACAACGGCAAGCCGATCCGCGAGACGATGGCCGCCGACATTCCGCTCGCGATCGATCACTTCCGCTATTTCGCTGGCGCCATTCGCGCCCAGGAAGGCGGCATCTCGGAAATCGACCACGACACCGTCGCCTATCATTTTCATGAGCCGCTCGGCGTCGTCGGCCAGATCATCCCTTGGAACTTCCCGATTCTGATGGCCGTTTGGAAGCTTGCGCCGGCGCTCGCCGCCGGCAATTGCGTGGTCATCAAGCCGGCCGAGCAGACGCCCGCGAGCATTCTCGTCTGGGCGGAGCTCGTCGGCGAGCTTCTTCCCAAGGGCGTGCTCAATATCGTCAACGGCTTCGGGCTAGAGGCCGGCAAACCGCTCGCCTCGTCGAACCGGATCGCCAAGATCGCCTTTACCGGCGAGACGACGACCGGCCGGCTCATCATGCAATACGCCAGCCAGAACCTCATTCCGGTGACGCTGGAGCTTGGCGGCAAGTCCCCCAACATCTTCTTCGAGGACGTCGCCCGCGAGGACGACGACTACCTCGACAAGGCGGTCGAGGGCTTCGTGATGTTCGCGCTCAATCAGGGCGAGGTCTGCACCTGCCCGAGCCGGGCGCTCGTGCATGAGAAGATCTACGACCGCTTCATGGCGCGCGCGTTGAAGCGCGTCGGCGAGATCAAGCAGGGCAATCCGCTCGACCCCGAAACCATGATCGGCGCGCAGGCCTCGTCCGAGCAGCTCGAAAAGATCCTGAGCTATATCGACATCGGCAAGCAGGAGGGCGCGAAGGTGCTCGCCGGCGGCGAACGCAACGCGCTCGCAGGCGACCTCGCCGGCGGCTTCTATGTGAAGCCGACCGTGCTCGAAGGCCATAATCGCATGCGCGTCTTCCAGGAGGAGATCTTCGGTCCCGTCGTGTCGGTGACGACCTTCAAGGACGACGACGAGGCCTTGGCCATCGCCAACGACACGCTCTACGGCCTTGGCGCGGGCGTCTGGAGCCGCGAGGCCAACCGCTGCTATCGCTTCGGCCGCGCCATTCAGGCGGGGCGCGTCTGGGTGAACTGCTACCACGCCTATCCGGCGCATGCCGCTTTCGGCGGCTACAAACAGTCGGGCATCGGCCGCGAGAACCACAGGATGATGCTCGATCACTATCAGCAGACGAAGAACATGCTGGTGAGCTACAGCGAAAAGAAGCTGGGGTTCTTCTAA
- a CDS encoding DUF779 domain-containing protein translates to MTTIVKTARVAATPAALDLIARLRGEHGAVLFHQSGGCCDGSAPMCYPQGEFLVGDGDVLLGEIGGAPFYIGAAQFDYWKHTQLVIDVVPGQGGMFSLDNGTGLRFLTRSRLFSDAELAHLASATPAADSPA, encoded by the coding sequence ATGACGACGATAGTCAAAACAGCAAGAGTCGCCGCCACGCCCGCGGCGCTTGATCTCATCGCGCGGCTGCGCGGCGAACATGGCGCGGTCCTCTTCCACCAGTCGGGCGGCTGCTGCGACGGCTCGGCGCCGATGTGCTATCCGCAAGGGGAATTCCTCGTCGGCGACGGCGACGTGCTGCTTGGCGAGATCGGCGGCGCGCCCTTCTACATCGGCGCCGCGCAATTCGATTACTGGAAGCACACCCAACTCGTCATCGACGTCGTGCCGGGGCAAGGCGGCATGTTCTCGCTCGACAATGGCACGGGGCTGCGGTTCCTGACGCGTTCCCGGCTTTTTTCCGACGCCGAGCTGGCGCATCTCGCCTCCGCGACGCCTGCCGCCGATTCGCCAGCTTGA
- a CDS encoding HupE/UreJ family protein yields the protein MTGVFRIVAAVILFCVGLAAPAMAHTPDISTGKIVPKDNRTYAVEVGFLATDLERMFQDTMSERASVDLSGPGALEAEIGKFVQKRVAMRDATGRACIANVEKSGEDPTNQDSALVMIRFDCGGTNGTLFYDATKLLATQGAKGKHLVTLEGSENAGQTMLYPDDSPLDLSKPMETTAQLMWKFLKAGVEHIVTGYDHLCFLFALILWATRIWPVVKIVTAFTISHSITLSLAALNIFTLPSTLVEALIAASIVFVAVENYFSRDVDNRWRNTFLFGFIHGFGFASALTEMGVPQGGVVPALAAFNIGVELGQIAIVFAVMPILFLIDKQTGGKRNEKLVYVASALIAIAGVYWFLERIGVLPG from the coding sequence ATGACCGGGGTTTTCAGGATAGTCGCCGCCGTAATCTTGTTTTGCGTCGGCCTCGCGGCTCCGGCCATGGCGCATACGCCCGATATTTCAACGGGCAAAATCGTTCCCAAGGACAATCGAACCTATGCCGTAGAGGTCGGCTTTCTCGCCACCGATCTCGAGCGCATGTTTCAGGACACGATGAGCGAACGCGCCAGCGTCGACCTCTCGGGGCCCGGCGCGCTCGAAGCGGAAATCGGCAAATTTGTCCAAAAACGCGTCGCGATGCGCGATGCGACAGGCCGCGCCTGCATCGCCAATGTCGAAAAGTCCGGCGAAGACCCCACCAACCAGGACAGCGCGCTCGTCATGATCCGCTTCGACTGCGGCGGAACGAACGGAACGCTCTTCTATGACGCGACGAAGCTCCTCGCCACGCAAGGCGCAAAGGGGAAGCATCTGGTCACCCTCGAGGGAAGCGAAAACGCCGGCCAGACCATGCTCTACCCCGACGATTCCCCGCTCGATCTGTCAAAGCCGATGGAAACCACCGCACAGCTGATGTGGAAGTTTCTCAAAGCCGGCGTCGAACACATCGTCACCGGCTACGATCATCTGTGCTTCCTGTTCGCGCTCATTCTGTGGGCTACCCGCATTTGGCCGGTCGTGAAGATCGTCACCGCCTTCACCATTTCGCATTCGATCACGCTGTCGCTGGCGGCGCTCAATATCTTCACGCTTCCCTCGACATTGGTCGAAGCGCTGATCGCCGCTTCGATCGTTTTCGTCGCTGTGGAGAACTATTTCTCGCGCGACGTCGACAACCGGTGGCGCAACACTTTCTTGTTCGGCTTCATCCATGGCTTCGGCTTCGCCTCGGCGCTGACCGAGATGGGCGTGCCGCAAGGCGGGGTCGTGCCCGCGCTCGCCGCTTTCAACATCGGCGTCGAACTCGGCCAGATCGCCATCGTCTTCGCGGTCATGCCGATCCTGTTCCTGATCGACAAACAGACAGGCGGCAAGCGCAATGAGAAGCTCGTCTACGTGGCCTCGGCGCTGATTGCGATTGCTGGCGTCTACTGGTTCCTGGAGCGGATCGGGGTTCTTCCGGGGTAG